In Bacillus sp. FJAT-45037, the following are encoded in one genomic region:
- a CDS encoding DUF1516 family protein, whose amino-acid sequence MYNMFYQSHIGSWAILVLLFFVGYFLLKSGKAKGSKIVHMVLRLFYIIMIVSGIGMIVILGFPLMYLVKGVLAFFLIYAMEMILVRTKKGTLGSQATIYWAMLIITLILVVLLGYGVISF is encoded by the coding sequence ATGTATAATATGTTTTATCAGTCACATATCGGTTCATGGGCTATTCTTGTTTTGCTATTTTTTGTCGGCTATTTTCTATTGAAATCAGGTAAAGCAAAAGGGTCAAAAATCGTACATATGGTTTTACGTTTGTTCTATATTATTATGATTGTCTCAGGAATCGGGATGATTGTGATTCTTGGGTTCCCGCTCATGTATTTGGTTAAGGGTGTGCTTGCATTCTTCCTCATTTATGCAATGGAAATGATTTTAGTACGTACAAAAAAAGGAACACTCGGAAGCCAAGCGACGATATATTGGGCAATGTTAATCATCACATTGATCTTAGTCGTCCTATTAGGATACGGAGTTATTTCTTTCTAA
- a CDS encoding GNAT family N-acetyltransferase, whose protein sequence is MNWIFKRYDQLTTDELYSILQLRVEVFVVEQQCPYMELDAKDQVALHVLGYEHDQLVAYSRLFMPQSHDDNASIGRVIVRKEFRSEGYGKELLETSIFELRRTHPIATIYIQAQHYLLSFYQSFGFKETSDVYDEDGIPHIDMMLEKE, encoded by the coding sequence ATGAACTGGATTTTTAAACGATACGATCAATTAACGACAGATGAGCTATATTCAATATTGCAACTTCGAGTCGAGGTGTTTGTCGTTGAACAACAATGTCCGTACATGGAATTAGACGCGAAAGATCAAGTCGCTCTTCACGTCTTAGGGTATGAACACGATCAACTAGTTGCTTACAGTCGGTTATTTATGCCTCAATCTCATGACGATAACGCATCAATTGGTAGAGTGATCGTTAGAAAAGAGTTCCGCTCTGAGGGTTACGGAAAAGAATTGCTGGAAACTTCGATATTTGAGTTGAGGCGTACGCATCCTATAGCAACCATATATATTCAAGCGCAACACTACTTATTATCTTTTTATCAATCATTTGGATTCAAAGAGACCTCCGACGTTTACGATGAAGATGGC
- a CDS encoding group-specific protein, which translates to MNFYVASSFSNHQSVRYVSRQLKCLGYTHTYDWTLNGRARSLEELRTVGMNEKQGVEDAQFVIVLLPGGNGTHTELGIAISLRKQIYLHTTEEALNDLETTCTFYHLPEVTHCTGSLDDLVSLIQNDQKIKKHTV; encoded by the coding sequence ATGAACTTTTATGTGGCATCTAGTTTTAGTAACCATCAATCTGTTCGCTACGTCAGTCGCCAGTTAAAATGCTTAGGCTATACGCATACATATGATTGGACGTTAAACGGGCGAGCGCGGAGTTTAGAAGAACTTCGCACCGTAGGAATGAATGAAAAACAAGGTGTAGAAGATGCACAATTTGTCATTGTTCTGCTCCCTGGAGGAAACGGAACACATACTGAACTCGGCATCGCAATTAGTCTCCGAAAACAAATCTATCTACACACAACAGAAGAAGCGCTAAATGATTTAGAAACGACGTGTACATTTTACCATTTACCAGAAGTGACGCACTGTACTGGCAGTTTAGATGATTTGGTCTCCCTCATTCAAAACGATCAAAAAATAAAAAAACACACAGTCTAG